The DNA window TGTTTTATTGTAAACGTTACATCtaaacaataaatgaattCATACTCTCCAAAAACTCCGCAAATACCAACAAGACAGATTAGGTAACTGAATCCGATGagaaaaatatcaattgtaCTTCATGTATCATGTATACCCCAGgtacatacatacatacatacatacaaaGCTTTGGTGCCATAAACGCGCTACCATACACCCATGGTTACTATTACGGCCATGGTTTTTATCTAcattaattttataaaaCTTACAACCTTCgtcaaattttcaaacaaaatgAGATCTAGATTTCAAATCACAAATTacttttgttattattgaacagaaaaaaaaaaaaaaaaaaaaaaaaagaaagaaaaatcagGTTATTAGGATCATACGATATCTTTTGCAATACCCGATTCATAACCGATCAAAAATATTCGTCTTCATTAATACCCTTCATCGTAGatacaaccaaaaaaaaaaaaagaacattaagaaataattaaaggcattttttcaattctttcaagAGATGATACGAAAACCTGGAATgcaatattctttttttttaaaaaaatagagaagtgtgtgtgtgtggcGGGGGGGGGAATCaagaataaacaacaacaacaattcatgaaaaaaaaaaaaaaaagcaagaaagaaagaactCTCCTTAAAAAACAtttacaataataatgtaaaaagaagaaggttatagtttctttctttcttgaaGATCAATGTGAATCAATTATTCTTATTTGTCCCATCATCTCCAACCATCTACttgtttaaattgattttggtttgTTCAAGATAGAAGAAAGAACCAAAAAGGGGGAGGGGAGGGGAGGGCAAGGAAGgaagtagaagaagaagaagaagaaggaggAAGAAAAGACAATTGGTTCATTGAATTTGGTTCttcaaactaaaaacaaaaaacaaaaaaaaaaaaagaaaacaatttgatgaaatacAAAACCAACAATCCACAATCCATAATCCATAATCCacaataatactaattGAGCTCtctattctttttcatttgattttattggtgaccataataataataataacaataataataacaataatggtATTTTCACAATACTGTTACAATCAATAGTTCTATTTTCATATATTAATATGTTACCCTCGtatcttttcttttattttgtactacaattagtattattattattttctgctactaatattatcaaatccGGTTAAATGTTTTTCCATAAACcaattacaaaataatattattctcttttttttttggggggcCCTATGCAGGATCGTCAAAATATTCCATTTGGTAGCACCTAGGAAAActtatttcatcaatttaaaataaatcttttttgATATATAAAGgttaacaacaacaacaacaaattataaataatgtattgattgattggaattgatgaatttataTTAGGGTGGATCATCAGGTacaatgataatgataatgataatgatattgtttcaattataATGAGGTTATCTATGAAAGGGAAGATTGTACTTTACCTTTTTTACAAAGATTTACAATTACAATTTACTGAAATAATTTGCaagatataaatatttcaattttttaatttataatttttaatattaaatgatattgtACATACTTACCAATAGTTTTGAAAGATGAAGGGGGTAAGGGGGTATCGTTTTTGTTTGACAACAAATTATacttttttgtaaatttgataattatccaaatcaacaaaaaactGATACTCTTTCATTCATTCTACTATCATTGctataaaataaataaatgaataaataaataaataaataataatactatcacaaaatttttgtttcttaaaaaatttcaagCCTTTTTTCCTTAAAAACTCttaccaaaaataaaaagtcagaataataaatataatccAATTACATCAATGATTATTTCTCTTATTTTAAATATCTTCACCAAATCCATCTAATTTAACAACTTCACCTGGTTTAAATGGTGGTAATCCTAAATAAGGACATCCATCACATCTAAATGCATCACCAAGAGCACACAGTCCACAACCACCAGTTTTACCTTGTACTGTGAAATCTATTTCTGATAAATCTTCTTCagtaaatttaattttcttttggctttgttgttttaatctttcttcaattttaatagCTTCTAAAGTTGCTGATTGAGCTAATTTACCTAAAATTTGATCTTGtaaattttgttgatttgaaacttctaattcttctaattcttttaatccACAAGTACAATCTTTACAAgctttctttctttttttaccaccatttaatgataattcacATTTTCTTGGagtaattaatttatcCGAAAATGATTGTTCgccattattattgttattgttattgtgattattatatttgagtaaatcattttcatctataagttcatcatcatcttcttcttcttcattggCATTATCAGATAACGATCCATCAGAActattttcatcatcactaCTGAAATAAgttaattttgtttcaaccaattttcttttgttattagttatattatcaatttcttgtgGAACATTAATAGTCAtgtcatttttatttagttttttaaataaaggtaatgattttttagtattattagttgttttctttttcaataatgtcACCACTGGTTCATCAACTGGTATTGGTTTAACCCATACATAAACTGTTCCCTCATTCAAACCtgattgttgttcttgttgttcttgttcttcttcttctattaTAAATCCTGTCATTAAAACATCTAAATTTTGATCTAAAGGTAAATCACCTTTAAATTTcccatttgattttaataatttataaattaattgcaTTAACAGAATAGGAATTTCTCTATATTGAGGTTCATCATTAGgattaatatatattatttcatcataataatcattTGGTAATTCAATCACTCCTTTAGTGATTCtatcaattatttgttgattaatatttattgaattgatatcattattatgtgattgataaattttcaGTTTGATTTGTTCTACTGAATGGGCATCAGTAACTACAGTTGGATgaagtaataataaaatattaatcaGCGATGTCATTAGTGcctgtgtgtgtgtgtgtgtgtgtttaCTTGAATATTAAAGATTAGTCTTGaagtaataaataaataatgagTTTGGAAAAAACTAgatgatatatatatatatatatatgtatagatgattgattgattgattgattgattaatatatatttcaaGAATCAAAATAGGGCGGACGTGTTAGATTAGTAATCGGAATGGGACGTAGTGTgaaaaaaacttttttttttttttcttatccTCTGATCACAATTACACGACCATACTATAAaaagtttcttttttttcagcTTACACACGACCATAATAATCTCCAAATGACTCCTCCGATGATCGGATGACAATTAGTCAATTTACTATTCgttataaattgattattaacCAACCAGATagtatttgattattatttataagGAAATCAATCTTTAAAACTCatctgatgatgatgataatgatgacTAAGAAAttactttttattttttctggAAAATTCCCAGTTTATTTTCCTTAAGCCAATCACTATTCCCGGGAATTTTTTTACTCTTTTAACTTGATCTCGTATTTATTCAAAAGTAATTTATACAATTACCATTTAATCTTGCTcttcaatatatatatatatatatatatatttatgtATATCAACTAAATTAGTTTCACTTTCAACTTCTTGTTTAAgagtttcttttttttttttttttttgatatatGTCAAGATAAAGGTGGttattcttcaatatcCGCCAGATGATTAATTAGATGGCATCTACCAAAGTCTGCATTCTCTGTTGATACTAGCTAAATTAAAGAACTAACGGGTATAAATTATTCCCGTGAAAAAGAATACCGCCCCTCAACCATAACCATAACTTCAATTCATACAAATATTCACTGTTATATGCTTAAAGTATTTGTatgttgatttgattgtaGACAGTTTTGGtatattttaaattagACGATAAATAGGGTTTTAGAACTACATTTATCATTCggaattatatttttcatttatatttatctATTTGCTTGTTTGTTGACCAAGTTTAAAATCTCATcttattgttttaataaGTATAATTATCCATTGTGTGTTCGTCCTATCGTCCGGTGTTTATCTTCTCTTTAGATCTCAATCTCAAATTGGATTCGTGTTACAATTATTAGTGTTAcacatttattattaattaatacattatattataaatattataaaattatacattgtctttatttttttttgtttattcttTATCATCCTCGGTTTCATCTTCAgtatcatcaccatcatcaccaccagCAGCAGTATGTAATTTAACTAATGAAAATGCTGCTTCTGTTTCATCTTTCGTACTATAAGAATCATTCCTACTATGCTTAGTACGGTTCTTGAAATTTAATGTCCTAGCAGCTGCAGCATCAGCAGCATCAGTAGTAGATGTAGAAGCAGGTCTCTcattatctttattattgttaacACCTGAATGTCTgtttttttgaattatttttcttataGCATCTTTAGCTgatatttcttcatcattaggttcaattattaattttgttgGTGAAGATTGTGGTGGCAAATATACTGGTGATATTGAGGTTGTCACTGGTGTAGAAGATAATGACCATGATGGgggaatttgattttctcGAATTTGGTTtggattttgattttgttgttcattTGATGTTAATGGTGTAAATTTAGGTTGTGGaggaggtggtggtagttTATGTTGTGAGAATTGCAGTTGTGGTCTTGGTGGTGAAAATTGTAAATTCACATTTGCTGACCATGAATGTCGACTTGATTTTAAATTAggtgatttattaatattagaTAGGCTGTTATTACTGTTATCACTTATTGATTGTCCATTCCCACTATTTATAATCCCATTCATATACCTATTATGAGCACTATTCTGATTATTAAGCATTACAGAATTTAAAGTATCATATAATCGTTTAGCAGAATGGAATTGTGGTGTCCTTTGTAATTTCAATCGTCTTGcctcttcatcttcattacctccaccaccactaccaacAGGAGTATAACCACTATGACCTTggtcttcatcatcatcatcatcatcatcatctcgTTCAACAATACCATATCGTTTCAGCCGTTGTTCAGGGGaatcattatcttcatttCTAGGGGTTCTTAATGCTACCCCATAAGGAGATTTACCCACTGGTGATTCAAATATCCCATAACTTCGACGTTTACTCGATGGCGTATACGGTAGGGATGGTACATGAGAAtccaaatttgattctttatCTTTTACCCCTGACacctgttgttgttgttgttgttgttcctGGTCAGGGGTACttaaaaatgaagatgacAGTCGTTTAGTTTGTCGATGGAAAAATGTTGTTTGAGGTTTTTGTGGTGATGGAGGAGTGGTTGGTTGTGGAGGTGGTTCTTGTACGACAATTGGAAGTGCTTTTTGTGCTTTTGGTGATGACACAGGGGTTGTTGGTTTGCTCAAACTCATAACTAAACTGTGCTTGTGTGTTTGTTAATAATATCTAGTGTCAGTAGTGTCTTATCTTTCTCTTTCGTCCTATTTAAATCAAAGGAAATAATAAGGTTAAGTCTTGAGCTTGGGAATGGATGTAGGTGAAGTGTTAAGTAGGattagaaaagaaaaatgttgataataatttaaaaacaaatttgaacaaacaaaacaacgccaaaaaaaaaaaaaaaaaaagaaataagagagaacaaaagaaaaaaaaaaatgtctCCTGTGAAAGAAACAACTgaacaactacaacaacaactcattaattattacttctatttcatttttcaaacacaattgatattaacACTAGCACTAATTGATATAATGTAAACGTACTTAAAGCTTTCAGTTAACATGTTGTCTGACTGATATATATTAAGAAGATGGACATATATTTGGAACGTCAGATGCCGTGGCATAACAACACCAGCATTCCAGAATACTTgtgagtgagtgagtgtgtgtgtgtgttgtATCACATGTGGGCGTGTCCACTTGCCATAAAAAGAACCAGAAAAGATCAACGACATTTTCTTGTGTCTCATTATCCATGTCGCACAATCTATTGTAATGTTGCGGTGTGTTTCAATTCCTTCTCAACGTATGAATcttgaaaatttgatatatcaaaattccaattttgGGGTTATCTCGTAAAATAAGATATTGGTAGATATAGTAGCATAATTTTGCTAAATAATGATAGTTTGAAGAGTAACTAAAGAAAATTGCGAGCTACCATATAATAAACATGAATCGTGTCACGTGCATGGTGTATACCAATTGGTAGTTCTTAAGTGGGAGCGACATTAATTAAGGGATGCGACATTTTTATAAGTGCGACAAAATTCAAAgctcaaagaaaaaaaaaacattcCTCCccaaaaaaccaaaaaaagcaaaaaaaaaaaaaaaattgaatgagaaaatgtaaacaaataaaatcaaGATACTCTACAAACCCTCAAACCATTTGTTCCTGCTCCTCAACAGTTACAGTTATTGTGCGTGtatctttattatttctaCCATATACAGTTGGTTTcagttattattgttattgtgaattattgaattgaaagagtattatttgtgttttttattttcttcctGTTACCCAATACCAAGAATTAATTACAAGATATATACCACACATTAAGGGCAATTGTGTACAACCATCACAACAACTGCATGTTGATTGATTACAAGAATAGAAAAagtattcaatttttattattattatcaacgAGAACGACAGCCACAGTAAAAAAGCATTCGATCAGTATTAGAGTTTATCAATGAGTCAAGCATCAAATCCAATATACGGATTGAGAAGAAATAATGGATTTGTTGGAAGTTCTAACTCTGCTGCcactaacaacaacaacaacaacgttAACAATCATAATGGTAATAGAATTTCTTTAGGGTCAGCTACTAgaacatcatcaataatatctAATAATCTCCCATTCAGACAATCATTATTACATGGGAATTATGAAAATGCAATCAATACCCCTTCGACttcacaacaacaatctcAACAAGGGATACTGACTCTGCAAACGAAAAGAAGAtcaacattattatcaacacCAGCAACTACAACTAAACGAAGACAAAGTATGATAGGTAGTAActtgcaacaacaacaacaacaacaatatggATCTACTGCTTTTCGACATTCAACTCAAccttcatcaacatcaatgaATTCTCAATTCAATCAAGCATTACAGCGTGTATCTCCATATTATAATCCAGCATCATATTCATCACAAACACCATCTTCCCAACCTTCATcacaacagcagcaactgCAACAATCAGTAATACCAACATCTGCATCATCCTctcaacaacagcaacaatcAATGGACCCTCGACCtttaaaagataaaaaatatcaagaaCTCATACAAAAGGAAATCATTCgatatttaattgattataaatttgaaattaaaaccaATATTGCCTTGacagaaaatattttaaaactGCCTACACAAAAGAATTTTAATGccatatttaaatttttatataatcAACTTGACCctaattatatttttattaaactgtcaattgaacaagaaattgttacattattgaaattattaaattatccTTATATGCATACAATTACTCGATCACATTTTAGTGCTGTTGGAGGTAATAATTGGCCAACATTTTTAGGAATATTATATTGGTTAGtggaattgaatttatcattactgactttaaatgatgatgattttttagcagatgatgattttgataaaatattcattgaatatatttggaaatcatatagtttgtttattaatgatgaagaagaggatGAAGAATCCAATGGTGGAGATAAGTTTTATAATGATatgaaaattaaatttgatcaattacaagaaaaattaaatcaagaattaaataatgttgaacaacaacatgaaaatttaattaataaatatcatgaattaaataatcaattgaaaattcgTGATGATGCTCTTAAAAAAACTGTGGcattagaagaagattatatgaaattaaaatcatataatcaaaatgttgaaaaaatgaTGCCGGAATggaataaaaaattggaacaaTTACTGAATGA is part of the Candida dubliniensis CD36 chromosome R, complete sequence genome and encodes:
- a CDS encoding kinetochore protein, putative (Similar to S. cerevisiae TID3), producing MSQASNPIYGLRRNNGFVGSSNSAATNNNNNNVNNHNGNRISLGSATRTSSIISNNLPFRQSLLHGNYENAINTPSTSQQQSQQGISTSQTKRRSTLLSTPATTTKRRQSMIGSNLQQQQQQQYGSTAFRHSTQPSSTSMNSQFNQALQRVSPYYNPASYSSQTPSSQPSSQQQQSQQSVIPTSASSSQQQQQSMDPRPLKDKKYQELIQKEIIRYLIDYKFEIKTNIALTENILKSPTQKNFNAIFKFLYNQLDPNYIFIKSSIEQEIVTLLKLLNYPYMHTITRSHFSAVGGNNWPTFLGILYWLVELNLSLSTLNDDDFLADDDFDKIFIEYIWKSYSLFINDEEEDEESNGGDKFYNDMKIKFDQLQEKLNQELNNVEQQHENLINKYHELNNQLKIRDDALKKTVALEEDYMKLKSYNQNVEKMMPEWNKKLEQLSNEVISYEEQMNKLQDQKKSIEIDLQQRGISIDKVNELYIKRDQLSKSIETMSNKIDDLKEKLSGRSYDLEKNFDNLESLTNQYNEITNKFNYYYYQQQQQQQQQQTQQSQQPNNDNQLIPQFGLKLDENIKTTYEQQFTRDEIFININVKQERTNLLNFRNELDHQILNDRSLAMKFNEKCDIEQDKIKDQQSIIEELKIQDSLMKRKLDDLKQQIFQIQSEFNSQIESLDQQIRETKSNIQSDILQLERKLRDVNLNKSLIQEQLIGKRQKIDEDVINLTSFILKFKTNIQEKLINIADIVQDQLKKEQQQQQQQQEQQELE